TGACGACTCCGTCGAGCGCGGCATGCACCTGACCAGCCTGATCAATCAGGTGGCGCGCGAGGATGCCGAGAAGTTCGGCGAGGCGGCCGCTGGCGAAGCCGAAGGCGAGGGCAAGGCCGAATGAGCAAGCCGCGCAGCAACCGCCGCCACATCGATGGCGTGCTGCTGATCGACAAGCCTTACGACATTTCCAGCAACAATGCGCTGCAGAAGGCGCGCTGGCTGCTCAATGCCGCCAAGGCCGGCCATACCGGCGTGCTGGACCCGCTGGCGACCGGCCTGCTGCCGGTGTGCCTGGGGGAAGCCACCAAGTTCTCCTCGTATCTGCTGGACGCGGACAAGGGGTACCGCGCCACGGTCAGGTTCGGCGTAGTGACGACGACCGGCGACGTGGAGGGCGAAGTGGTGTCCGAGCGGCCGGTCGAATTCGGCCGCGAGCAGCTGGAAGCCGCGCTGGCGCGCTTTCGCGGCGAAATCAGCCAGGTGCCGCCGATGTATTCGGCGCTGAAGCATCAGGGCAAGCCGCTGTACGAATACGCGCGCGCCGGCATCGAGGTGCCGCGCGAGGCGCGCCAGGTCACCATCCGCAAGCTGGAGCTGCTGTCGTTCGACGGCGTGTCGGCCGAGATCGACGTGCTGTGCACCAAGGGGACGTATATCCGCACGCTGGGCTGCGACATCGGCGAGGCGCTGGGCTGCGGCGCGCATCTGACCGCGCTGCGCCGCACCGCCACCGGCGGTTTCAGCCTGGACGAATCGCACCGGCTGGCCGATCTGGAATCGCTGGACATGCCGGCGCGCGAAGCCTTGTTGATGCCGGCGGATGTGCTGGTGATGCATTTTCCGCAGCTGGAGCTGGCGGATGAGGAGATCGGCAAGTTTCTTCACGGCCAGCCCGTGCGTTTTGAACAAAAGTGTGAGAAAATGCAGCGTTTCCGGGTTTACCAACAGTCTTCCCGGAGATTCGTGGGGCTGGGCGAGGCTCGCGGCGATGGCCGCCTGCATCCGATCCGGCTCCTGGCGAACCAGGCCCAGGCCTGATTCGCCACTTACCGGAGTGTGGAATGGGTTGGGTTTTCCGGCTCGCCGCACTTGTCGGGTTTTCAAACCCCTATTGAAACGGAGCAATCCAAATGGCAATGACCGCCGCTCAAAAAGCAGAAATCGTTAAAGGCTTCCAACGCGCTGAAGGCGACACCGGTTCTTCCGAAGTCCAAATCGCGCTGCTGACCGCCCGCATCAACGACCTGACCCCGCACTTCAAGGCCAACACCAAGGACCACCACAGCCGTCGTGGC
This genomic window from Chromobacterium violaceum ATCC 12472 contains:
- the truB gene encoding tRNA pseudouridine(55) synthase TruB, which codes for MSKPRSNRRHIDGVLLIDKPYDISSNNALQKARWLLNAAKAGHTGVLDPLATGLLPVCLGEATKFSSYLLDADKGYRATVRFGVVTTTGDVEGEVVSERPVEFGREQLEAALARFRGEISQVPPMYSALKHQGKPLYEYARAGIEVPREARQVTIRKLELLSFDGVSAEIDVLCTKGTYIRTLGCDIGEALGCGAHLTALRRTATGGFSLDESHRLADLESLDMPAREALLMPADVLVMHFPQLELADEEIGKFLHGQPVRFEQKCEKMQRFRVYQQSSRRFVGLGEARGDGRLHPIRLLANQAQA
- the rpsO gene encoding 30S ribosomal protein S15 produces the protein MAMTAAQKAEIVKGFQRAEGDTGSSEVQIALLTARINDLTPHFKANTKDHHSRRGLLKLVSRRRRLLDYLKRTDAEGYRALITRLGLRK